Proteins encoded in a region of the Teredinibacter purpureus genome:
- a CDS encoding lytic transglycosylase, which produces MTYPMPALTQRTIRLFQATCWSLILSSLLLSGCANVSLPQLVSGEQAVNETPTIPFLLEEPEDSLSTEDIALLPEPLPEDLWARIRLGYQLDKPMNKRVEQQLKWYAKHPEYMNRVAKRGERYLFHIVDEIEARGLPMELALLPIVESAFDPFAYSHGRASGIWQFIPGTGKMFGLKQNWWYDGRRDITASTDAALRYLDRLHKRFDDDWMLALASYNSGSGNVSKSMRKNRKKGKPTDFWNLALPRETEAYVPKLIALAILINNPEDYGLTLHSIPNKPYFAKVETHAQIDLAQAAELAELDMDAFYHLNPAFNRWATDPDGPHSLLVPIANEAIFTQKLSEIPKEERVTWERYTIRNGDSLSTIASQYDISVQSLKTINNIRGSTIRAGKTLMVPVATAGTDFYSQSLEQRLAHRQNMSGRSETGTRVNHKVTSGESLWTIAKHYNVSTRKIARWNNMAPKDPIHPGQKLAIWTSTKPLQTPSSNAVIRKVSYKVRQGDSLHRIADKFQLKVKDIMRWNQLNAAKYLQPGQSITLFVDVTHVN; this is translated from the coding sequence TTGACGTACCCTATGCCTGCACTGACTCAACGAACTATTCGCCTTTTTCAAGCCACTTGCTGGTCGCTCATCCTCTCGAGCCTATTGCTTTCCGGCTGTGCAAATGTCTCGTTACCGCAATTGGTCAGCGGCGAGCAAGCCGTGAACGAAACGCCCACGATTCCTTTTTTACTTGAAGAACCCGAAGATTCGCTTTCAACTGAAGACATAGCCCTGCTGCCCGAACCTCTTCCAGAGGATCTATGGGCCCGGATAAGACTCGGTTATCAACTCGACAAACCGATGAATAAACGAGTAGAACAGCAACTAAAATGGTATGCGAAGCACCCCGAATACATGAACCGTGTGGCCAAACGCGGCGAGCGATACCTGTTTCATATCGTCGATGAAATTGAAGCCCGAGGGTTACCTATGGAGCTCGCGCTGTTACCCATCGTTGAAAGCGCTTTTGATCCATTCGCCTATTCCCACGGACGAGCTTCGGGTATTTGGCAGTTTATCCCCGGTACCGGCAAAATGTTTGGGTTAAAACAAAACTGGTGGTATGACGGACGACGCGACATTACCGCTTCAACCGATGCTGCACTACGCTACCTTGACAGGCTTCACAAACGTTTCGACGATGATTGGATGCTGGCGCTAGCCTCATACAATAGTGGCTCTGGTAACGTATCGAAATCCATGCGAAAAAACCGCAAAAAAGGCAAGCCGACAGATTTCTGGAATTTGGCTCTACCCCGTGAAACAGAAGCTTATGTACCCAAGTTAATTGCCCTAGCAATACTTATTAACAACCCCGAAGACTACGGTTTAACGCTTCACTCTATTCCTAACAAACCCTACTTCGCCAAGGTGGAAACTCACGCTCAAATCGATTTGGCGCAAGCAGCAGAGCTTGCTGAATTAGATATGGATGCCTTTTACCACCTAAACCCCGCATTCAATCGCTGGGCCACCGACCCAGACGGCCCGCACTCGTTACTCGTTCCCATTGCGAACGAGGCAATATTCACACAGAAATTATCAGAAATCCCTAAAGAAGAGCGCGTAACGTGGGAACGCTACACCATTCGAAACGGGGATTCGTTATCCACTATCGCGTCACAATATGACATTAGCGTTCAGTCGCTCAAAACCATCAATAACATACGCGGCTCAACTATTCGCGCAGGGAAAACACTCATGGTACCCGTAGCGACCGCCGGCACCGATTTCTACAGCCAAAGCCTTGAGCAACGTCTAGCGCATAGACAAAACATGAGTGGCCGATCAGAAACTGGAACACGCGTTAACCACAAAGTAACATCAGGTGAAAGCCTTTGGACTATTGCCAAACATTACAATGTGAGCACACGAAAAATTGCCCGCTGGAACAATATGGCCCCCAAAGACCCTATACACCCCGGTCAAAAACTGGCCATCTGGACCAGTACAAAGCCCCTACAAACCCCATCTAGTAACGCAGTTATTCGAAAAGTGTCATATAAAGTTCGACAAGGCGACTCACTTCATCGAATAGCCGATAAGTTTCAACTAAAGGTGAAGGATATTATGCGCTGGAACCAACTTAACGCAGCGAAGTACCTACAACCAGGGCAATCGATCACCTTGTTTGTCGACGTTACTCACGTTAACTAG